The Motilibacter peucedani DNA window CGGCCCCGGCGGCTGCCCCTGGGACGCCGAGCAGACGCACGCCAGCCTGGTGCAGTACCTCGTCGAGGAGGCCTACGAGGTCATCGACGCCATCGAGCTCGACGACCCGGAGGCGCTGCAGGAGGAGCTGGGCGACCTGCTGCTCCAGGTCGTCTTCCACGCCCGCATCAGCGCCGAGCGCCCCGACGGCCCGAGCACCATCGACGACGTGGCGGCGGGCATCGTCGACAAGCTCGTGCGGCGCCACCCGCACGTGTTCGCGCCGGCCGACGAGGCGGCGGCCCCCGCGGCCGCGCACACCGAGCGCGGCTGGGACGCCATCAAGCGCGCCGAGAAGGGCCGGGCCTCCGCCGTCGACGGCGTGCCCATGGGACAGCCGGCGCTGCTGCTTGCGGCCAAGCTGGTCGGCCGCGTCGAGCGCGCGGGGCTGCAGGTGCCGCTGGCGGACTCGGCGGAGGTATCCGACGAGGTGGCCGCCGGCGACGCGCTGCTCGGGCTGGTCGCCGAGCTGCGGCGCGCGGGCGTCGACCCGGAGGCCGCACTGCGCGCCGCGGTGCGGCGCTACGCCGAGCGCGTGCGCGAGGTCGAGCGCGCGTGACCGGCTTCGCCGCCGCCGCGACGGCCGCGGTCGACGCGCTGCTCGCCGCGTCGCCGGAGTCGGCGACCAGCGCGGGGGACCACCGCTTCGACCACCTGCTTCCAGACAGGTCGCCCGAGGGGCTGGCGAGCACGGCGGCGGCCCTGCACGGCGCGCGCGACGCGGTCGCAGCCGTCGAGCCCGCCGGGCTCGAGCCGGAGGACGCGGTCGACCGCGAGGTGCTCCTCAACGGGCTCGACTCGGCGCTGTTCCGGCTGGAGCAGCTGCGGCCCCACGAGTGGAACCCGCTCGAGGCCAACCCGGGCGGGGCGCTCTACTCCCTCGTCGCCCGCGACTTCGCGCCCGAGGAGGAGCGGCTGCGTTCGGCCGCCGCGCGGCTCGCCGCGGTGCCGGGCGCGCTGGACCAGGCGCGTACGTCGCTGGGCCCCGCCCCGCGCGTGCACCTGGAGACCGCGGTCGGGCAGTTCACCGGCACCCGCGCGCTCGTCGCGCGCGAGCTGGCGCAGGTGACCGGGAGCGAGGCGGCGCTCTCAGCGCTCGACGAGCACGTCGACTGGCTGCGCGCCCGGCTGGCCGCCACCGACGGCTCCGCCGACGCCGACCCGCGGCTCGGGCCCGAGCGCTTCGCCGCCGCGCTCGCGCTCAGCCTCGACCTCGACGACGGCACCGGTCCCGACGACGTGCTCGCGGCGGCGGAGGCGAACCTCGCGCGCGTCGAGGAGGAGATCGCCGAGGTGGCCGGTCGGCTCGGCGGCACCGGAGCGCGCGCCGTCCGCGACGTGCTCGACCGGCTCGCCGCGCAGGGCGAGGTGGGCGACGCGACGGTGGTGGCCCTGTGCCGCGACGCGCTGGAGCAGACGACCGAGTGGGTGCGCACGGCGCAGCTGCTCACCGTGCTCGACGACCCGGTCGAGGTCATCGTCATGCCCGAGGTGCACCGCGGCGTGGCGGTGGCCTACTGCGACCCGCCCGGACCGCTCGAGCAGCGGGCGCTGCCGACGTGGTTCGCGGTGTCGCCGACCCCGGCCGACTGGCCGGCGGAGCGGGTCCGGTCGTTCTACCGCGAGTACAACGCCCACATGCTGCACGACCTGGCGGTGCACGAGGCCTCGCCGGGCCACGTCCAGCAGCTGGCGCACTCGCGCCGCTTCGCCGGCTCGACGCCCGCGCGGGCCGTGCTGTGGAGCGGGGCGTTCGCCGAGGGTTGGGCGGTCTACGCCGAGCAGCTCATGGTCGAGAGCGGCTACCCCGGCGCCGGCGACCCCGAGGGCCCCGACGCGCTGCGGATGCAGCAGCTCAAGATGCAGCTGCGCATGACCATCAACGCGGTCCTCGACGTCCGCGTCCACACCCGAGGCATGACCGAGGCCGAGGCGATGGACCTCATGACCCGCCGCGGGCACCAGGAGGAGGGCGAGGCCCACGGCAAGTGGCGCCGCGCGCTGCTCACCGCGGGCCAGCTCTCGACCTACTTCGTCGGCTGGACCGGCGTCAGCGGCCTGGTGGCCGACTTGCGCGCGGCGCGTCCGGGCGCCGGCCTGCGCGAGGTGCACGACGAGCTGCTCGCCCACGGCACCCCCGCGCCGCGGCACCTGCGCGCTCTGCTGCTGGCGCGCCGCTAGGCTCTAGCCGCACCCCGCTCGGAACGCAGAGGAGTACCACAGTGGCCAGCATCGACGCCGTCGGAGCCCGGGAGATCCTGGACTCGCGAGGCAACCCCACCGTGGAGGTCGAGGTCGCCCTCGACGACGGGACGATCACCCGCGCGGCCGTCCCGAGCGGCGCGTCCACCGGCGCGTTCGAGGC harbors:
- a CDS encoding MazG family protein, whose amino-acid sequence is MRPEVVLVTVSPRVAPGQLSWPAWQALRDAAVVVLGPGAEGHAEALTGAGVEARAAGAAPLPDGPLAVLVDAERVGQVRDGLGDRDVRVVPGVAELPGSRLLDLVALMDRLRGPGGCPWDAEQTHASLVQYLVEEAYEVIDAIELDDPEALQEELGDLLLQVVFHARISAERPDGPSTIDDVAAGIVDKLVRRHPHVFAPADEAAAPAAAHTERGWDAIKRAEKGRASAVDGVPMGQPALLLAAKLVGRVERAGLQVPLADSAEVSDEVAAGDALLGLVAELRRAGVDPEAALRAAVRRYAERVREVERA
- a CDS encoding DUF885 domain-containing protein; translated protein: MTGFAAAATAAVDALLAASPESATSAGDHRFDHLLPDRSPEGLASTAAALHGARDAVAAVEPAGLEPEDAVDREVLLNGLDSALFRLEQLRPHEWNPLEANPGGALYSLVARDFAPEEERLRSAAARLAAVPGALDQARTSLGPAPRVHLETAVGQFTGTRALVARELAQVTGSEAALSALDEHVDWLRARLAATDGSADADPRLGPERFAAALALSLDLDDGTGPDDVLAAAEANLARVEEEIAEVAGRLGGTGARAVRDVLDRLAAQGEVGDATVVALCRDALEQTTEWVRTAQLLTVLDDPVEVIVMPEVHRGVAVAYCDPPGPLEQRALPTWFAVSPTPADWPAERVRSFYREYNAHMLHDLAVHEASPGHVQQLAHSRRFAGSTPARAVLWSGAFAEGWAVYAEQLMVESGYPGAGDPEGPDALRMQQLKMQLRMTINAVLDVRVHTRGMTEAEAMDLMTRRGHQEEGEAHGKWRRALLTAGQLSTYFVGWTGVSGLVADLRAARPGAGLREVHDELLAHGTPAPRHLRALLLARR